The Niallia alba genome includes a window with the following:
- a CDS encoding FecCD family ABC transporter permease encodes MSKSHSIESEKATVFRPKAATLVIIIGLILLFFSICMSIILGVADINFSTVLQGIFHYDSTSTAHQIVYRLRLPRALAAAFIGASLAVSGAIMQGMTRNALASPSIMGVTSGAMFTVSIAFAFMPFVSNMTIMLFAFIGAGLGSALVFLIGALSKRGLTPMKLALAGTAISALLGSISTGIALRFDVAKDISFWYAGGVAGVQWINVQLLIPIAILGLILAFFISKSITILSLGEDVAAGLGQKVGFVKLLGTVVVLLLTGAAVAVGGTIGFVGLVVPHIVRFIVGSDYRLIIPCSAVVGALLLVLSDVIARLVHPPFETPLGAITAIIGVPFFLYLARREGRGL; translated from the coding sequence ATGAGTAAAAGTCATTCTATAGAAAGTGAAAAAGCAACGGTATTTCGACCAAAAGCAGCAACTTTAGTTATTATTATTGGACTCATCTTGCTGTTTTTTTCTATTTGCATGTCCATCATACTAGGTGTCGCTGACATTAACTTCTCAACTGTTTTGCAAGGGATTTTTCATTATGATAGTACTTCAACCGCTCATCAAATCGTTTATCGTTTACGTTTGCCGAGAGCGCTTGCGGCAGCCTTTATCGGAGCAAGTCTTGCTGTTTCAGGTGCGATAATGCAAGGGATGACGAGAAATGCACTTGCTTCTCCCTCTATAATGGGTGTAACATCTGGCGCTATGTTTACTGTATCTATTGCATTTGCTTTTATGCCTTTTGTTTCAAACATGACGATTATGTTATTTGCTTTCATTGGCGCAGGTTTAGGTTCGGCTTTAGTGTTTTTAATCGGTGCTCTCTCCAAAAGGGGATTAACACCAATGAAATTAGCCCTTGCCGGTACTGCTATTAGTGCACTTCTTGGTTCAATTTCAACTGGCATCGCCCTTCGCTTTGATGTTGCAAAGGATATTAGCTTTTGGTATGCAGGGGGAGTCGCAGGCGTACAATGGATTAATGTTCAATTACTTATTCCCATAGCAATTTTAGGATTAATTCTTGCTTTTTTCATTAGCAAATCCATTACGATTTTAAGTTTAGGGGAGGACGTTGCTGCAGGTTTAGGGCAAAAAGTTGGTTTTGTGAAACTATTGGGTACCGTTGTTGTTTTACTTTTAACTGGAGCTGCAGTTGCAGTCGGTGGAACAATAGGCTTTGTAGGGCTTGTTGTTCCTCACATCGTTCGTTTTATTGTAGGATCGGATTATCGTTTAATTATTCCTTGTTCGGCAGTTGTAGGTGCTCTTTTATTAGTGCTGTCAGATGTAATTGCACGTTTAGTTCACCCTCCTTTTGAGACACCATTAGGAGCAATAACTGCTATAATTGGGGTTCCTTTCTTTCTTTATTTAGCACGTCGCGAAGGGAGAGGTCTATAA
- a CDS encoding FecCD family ABC transporter permease: MLSSNSTNRKLYIISAILIGTIIFVFFLSLNMGTIKISPIEVIETFTGKGSTQNFNILYNFRLPRTVIAILIGIGMAIAGAILQGISRNSLADPGIIGINSGAGFAVILYIFFIQGSSFQAGPLSVYIMPFFALAGALVAAALIYIIAWKDGVTPVRLVLVGIGINSAFGALIIIFQLMMDPRDFTQATIWLSGSIWSASWCYVLALLPWILILVPIAMSKFQSINLLQLGDNLAKGLGVSIERERGILLLIAVGLSGACVSVGGGISFLGLLAPHLARMLVGPKHQRLLPVAALIGALLLLTLDIVAKSLIVGSEIPVGLVLSCLGAPYFIYLLIKE; encoded by the coding sequence ATGCTTTCTTCAAATTCAACTAATAGGAAATTATATATCATTAGCGCTATTCTAATTGGGACAATTATTTTTGTATTTTTTCTTAGTTTAAATATGGGAACCATAAAAATTAGCCCAATAGAAGTTATAGAAACTTTTACTGGCAAAGGCTCCACTCAAAATTTTAATATTTTATATAATTTTAGACTCCCACGAACAGTCATTGCCATTTTAATAGGAATTGGAATGGCTATTGCCGGGGCAATTTTACAAGGTATTTCCAGAAATAGTTTAGCGGATCCAGGGATTATTGGTATCAATTCAGGTGCTGGCTTCGCAGTTATTCTTTATATCTTCTTTATTCAAGGAAGCTCTTTTCAAGCTGGTCCCTTATCTGTTTATATCATGCCATTTTTTGCACTGGCTGGAGCATTAGTTGCAGCCGCCTTAATATACATAATCGCATGGAAAGATGGGGTTACACCTGTCCGCTTAGTATTGGTTGGTATCGGAATTAATTCTGCTTTTGGTGCTTTAATCATCATTTTTCAATTGATGATGGATCCTCGTGATTTTACCCAAGCAACTATTTGGCTATCAGGGAGTATCTGGAGTGCAAGCTGGTGTTATGTTCTTGCCCTTTTACCTTGGATCCTTATTCTAGTTCCAATTGCAATGAGTAAGTTTCAATCAATTAATCTATTGCAGTTAGGAGATAACCTCGCAAAAGGACTCGGTGTTTCCATTGAAAGAGAACGAGGAATACTTTTACTCATTGCTGTCGGACTTTCAGGAGCTTGTGTTTCTGTCGGCGGAGGAATCTCCTTTTTAGGACTTCTTGCCCCACATTTAGCAAGAATGCTTGTCGGTCCAAAACATCAGCGACTCCTACCAGTAGCAGCACTAATAGGAGCCCTTCTGCTCTTAACATTAGATATAGTCGCAAAAAGTCTAATAGTTGGCTCAGAAATACCAGTCGGCCTTGTTTTATCCTGTTTAGGAGCACCATATTTTATCTATCTTCTTATTAAGGAATAA
- a CDS encoding LytR/AlgR family response regulator transcription factor: METLTIAVAEVDSHISSFLQESIAIHSSFKIIGEAKTGEELLELIYLERPNIIIVDYDLPSIHSTIFNSAYKDYLPAFELILIGREKKLAIEAFNYSAIGYLFKPIEESRLLSLLYKIKESHSIIKRTTQNGKDKRILIKLSNRFFYLRIEDILYIEIIARKTIIHTVKSSYETTEAFLSFVDRLPWYFYRTHRSFLVNLKRITRIELFGESYLAYFEGTDKSANISKLKIREVHSLLIR; the protein is encoded by the coding sequence ATGGAAACGCTAACGATAGCGGTAGCTGAAGTAGATTCACATATAAGTTCTTTTTTACAAGAATCTATTGCTATACATTCTAGTTTTAAGATAATAGGTGAAGCAAAGACTGGTGAAGAATTATTAGAATTAATTTATCTGGAAAGACCCAATATTATTATTGTTGACTATGATTTACCCTCTATCCATTCCACTATTTTTAATAGCGCGTATAAGGATTATCTTCCCGCTTTTGAGTTGATTTTAATAGGAAGGGAAAAGAAGTTGGCAATAGAAGCATTCAATTATTCAGCAATTGGTTATTTATTCAAGCCTATTGAGGAATCACGACTGCTATCCCTTTTATATAAAATAAAAGAATCACATTCCATAATTAAAAGAACTACTCAGAACGGAAAAGACAAGAGAATTCTAATTAAGTTAAGCAATCGTTTTTTCTATTTGCGAATAGAAGATATACTATACATAGAGATAATAGCTCGAAAGACAATCATTCACACTGTAAAGTCATCTTATGAAACAACGGAGGCTTTTCTATCTTTTGTTGATCGATTACCTTGGTATTTTTATCGTACCCACCGTTCCTTCCTTGTAAACCTAAAGAGAATCACTCGAATTGAATTATTCGGTGAATCTTATTTGGCTTACTTCGAAGGAACAGATAAAAGCGCAAACATTTCAAAATTAAAAATTCGAGAAGTTCATTCGCTGCTTATTCGATAA
- a CDS encoding EAL domain-containing protein, whose amino-acid sequence MDIIKRLKSQNFYHVYQPIWNIKEWKIIGYESLLRISDDPDLPLETFFANARKENYLSKLDTFLINDTIEHYQTLSARRKKPLFINIFPSTLLDELFESFILSLVENFPAMKGKIIFELNETVLDSELWDLPLFKEKLQFLKENQFQIALDDFGKGVANFQNIMEVSPDYLKLDRYFSNNLAFSPEKQKIVHLLMDFADEKMKVILEGIEEETDLAMTKALKVPFGQGFLLGKPEMLV is encoded by the coding sequence GTGGATATAATAAAAAGATTAAAAAGCCAAAATTTTTATCATGTATACCAGCCTATTTGGAATATAAAAGAATGGAAAATAATTGGATATGAATCATTGTTGCGTATTTCTGATGATCCAGACTTACCGTTAGAAACTTTTTTTGCTAATGCAAGAAAAGAGAATTATTTATCTAAATTAGATACCTTTCTTATCAACGATACGATTGAACACTACCAGACACTCTCAGCAAGAAGGAAGAAGCCACTATTTATCAATATATTTCCATCGACTCTATTAGATGAATTATTTGAATCGTTTATATTATCATTAGTAGAAAATTTTCCTGCTATGAAAGGCAAGATTATTTTCGAATTAAATGAAACCGTGCTAGATAGTGAATTATGGGATTTACCACTATTTAAAGAAAAACTCCAGTTTTTAAAGGAAAACCAGTTTCAGATTGCATTAGATGATTTTGGAAAAGGGGTCGCTAACTTTCAAAATATCATGGAGGTGTCTCCAGACTATCTTAAACTTGATCGCTATTTTTCTAATAATTTAGCCTTTTCTCCCGAAAAACAAAAAATAGTTCATTTACTAATGGACTTTGCAGATGAAAAGATGAAAGTTATCCTTGAGGGAATTGAAGAAGAGACAGATTTAGCTATGACAAAAGCACTTAAGGTTCCTTTTGGGCAAGGGTTTCTGCTAGGGAAACCAGAAATGTTAGTATAA
- a CDS encoding LytR/AlgR family response regulator transcription factor, translating into MSIRTIIADKDNRINACIRHYLKAHSDIEIIDECNNGKDLLDKFIKFKPDLIITEVNLPFKDGLEVMQQCYKLCKDVNFIFIADSEEYALTALELEAIDYLMKPIRNFRLSKSIIKAKQIIKKQKENQAFHSINNLPVKYSKGMYYIKKEEIYFIEKIDKKCVIYTTRDVFETRENIGELLHQLNGSFCLSHRSYIINLEKVTEISPYKETYIASFNGVNRQAKISKLKIDEVKKRVLMFL; encoded by the coding sequence ATGTCAATAAGGACAATTATAGCTGATAAAGACAACCGAATAAATGCCTGTATTCGTCATTATCTAAAAGCACATTCAGATATTGAAATTATTGATGAGTGTAATAATGGCAAGGACTTACTAGATAAATTTATCAAGTTCAAGCCAGATTTAATTATTACTGAGGTAAATCTGCCATTCAAGGATGGATTGGAAGTAATGCAACAGTGTTATAAATTATGTAAGGATGTTAACTTTATCTTTATTGCGGATTCTGAAGAGTATGCACTAACTGCATTAGAATTAGAAGCAATAGATTATCTAATGAAACCAATTAGGAATTTTCGCTTATCAAAATCGATTATAAAAGCAAAACAAATAATAAAAAAGCAAAAAGAGAATCAGGCATTCCACTCTATCAATAATTTGCCAGTTAAATATAGTAAGGGCATGTACTATATTAAAAAAGAAGAAATATATTTTATTGAGAAGATAGATAAGAAATGTGTTATCTATACAACTAGGGATGTATTTGAAACACGAGAAAATATCGGAGAGTTATTGCATCAATTGAATGGCTCATTTTGTCTGTCACATCGCTCCTATATTATCAATCTAGAAAAAGTCACGGAAATTAGTCCATATAAGGAAACATATATTGCTTCCTTTAATGGAGTTAATAGACAAGCGAAAATATCCAAGCTGAAAATTGATGAGGTCAAGAAAAGGGTATTGATGTTTTTATAA
- a CDS encoding TetR/AcrR family transcriptional regulator: protein MSPRAGITTQDIITSAIEIANTEGIKEVTMANLAKRLRVKSPSLYNHISGLPDIMNLLTLRALENLYQVLKQAVSQVKKEVAIHPLSIAYLTFAREQPGLYELTIESTSKKGTEITAAANQIIALLTEVLSPYNLSREDTIHAIRGLRSILHGFASIENHNGFGMPIDVNESFYYLVSTFIEGLERH, encoded by the coding sequence ATGTCACCACGAGCAGGGATAACAACCCAAGATATTATTACATCAGCAATAGAGATTGCCAATACAGAAGGGATAAAGGAAGTAACGATGGCTAACTTGGCGAAGCGACTTCGAGTTAAATCTCCTTCTCTTTATAATCATATTAGCGGACTACCCGATATTATGAATCTACTCACATTACGAGCTCTCGAAAACCTCTATCAAGTACTGAAACAAGCAGTTTCCCAGGTCAAAAAAGAAGTGGCGATTCATCCGTTAAGTATTGCTTACTTAACCTTTGCTAGAGAGCAGCCAGGATTATATGAGTTAACTATCGAATCCACTTCAAAGAAAGGGACAGAAATTACCGCTGCTGCCAATCAAATAATTGCATTGTTGACAGAAGTATTAAGCCCTTACAATTTAAGCAGGGAAGATACCATTCATGCTATTCGTGGCTTAAGAAGCATTCTCCATGGCTTTGCATCCATAGAAAACCATAATGGGTTTGGGATGCCGATAGATGTGAATGAAAGTTTTTATTATTTAGTTTCTACCTTTATAGAAGGCTTAGAAAGGCATTAA
- a CDS encoding MBL fold metallo-hydrolase, whose protein sequence is MRIIQRNYLYQLTFLPMIFPVNCYLIEEGEELTLIDAALPFSYKKILAFAEERKKPITKIILSHAHGDHIGSLDALKERLPNAKVYISVRDARILSGDHTIDKEEEPFVLKGGLPKNIQTKPDVLIKDGEQIGSLLCIALPGHTPGSFGFLDKRDNSLIVGDAFQTRGGLAVSGQFRAFFPFPAMATWNKAEAIKSAKKILPLNISLLATGHGNLLENAHLSIESLLERERG, encoded by the coding sequence TTGAGAATAATCCAACGTAATTATTTATATCAGTTAACATTTCTGCCAATGATTTTTCCAGTAAACTGTTATCTGATTGAAGAAGGAGAAGAATTAACATTAATTGATGCTGCTTTACCTTTTAGCTATAAAAAAATTCTAGCGTTTGCGGAAGAAAGAAAAAAGCCAATTACGAAAATTATTTTAAGCCATGCCCATGGTGATCATATTGGATCATTGGATGCTTTAAAAGAGAGACTACCGAACGCAAAGGTATATATATCGGTAAGAGATGCTCGAATATTGAGTGGGGATCATACCATTGATAAGGAAGAGGAGCCATTTGTTTTAAAAGGTGGCCTACCAAAAAATATTCAAACAAAACCAGACGTTTTAATAAAAGATGGTGAACAAATTGGTTCTCTGTTGTGCATTGCTTTACCAGGTCATACACCTGGGAGTTTTGGATTTCTTGATAAGCGAGATAATAGTTTGATTGTTGGAGATGCTTTTCAAACAAGAGGAGGCCTCGCTGTTAGCGGTCAATTTAGAGCTTTTTTTCCATTTCCAGCAATGGCTACTTGGAATAAAGCAGAAGCGATAAAGAGTGCAAAAAAAATACTTCCTCTTAATATAAGTCTTCTTGCCACTGGGCATGGAAACTTACTTGAAAATGCTCATCTATCCATTGAATCATTACTTGAAAGAGAAAGGGGATAA
- a CDS encoding NADH:flavin oxidoreductase/NADH oxidase: protein MKDLFSPFSYKGLALKNRVVMPPMCQYSVEKKDGIATDWHYVHYVSRAIGGAGLIIIEMTDVEPDGRISDNDLGLWSDEHIAPLKRIVDACHQYGAKVGIQIAHAGRKAEDAPQPVSASAIPFDDKSKTPRELSTEEVKGMVEKFRQAAARAIKAGFDTIELHGAHGYLIHQFQSAYTNKREDEYGKDLTKFGVEIIKAVKEEMPADMPLIMRVSGKEYVEGGYDIEDSVAFSKKYEEAGVDIFHVSAGGEGPIAAAGKPGTHVGYQVPLARAFKQGLTVPVIAVGRLDSPELANSVIGNEDADLVAVGRGMLRNPYWTIEAAAQLRKETEIPKQYTVAFPQR, encoded by the coding sequence ATGAAAGATCTATTTTCTCCTTTTTCTTATAAAGGATTAGCATTAAAAAACCGTGTAGTGATGCCTCCAATGTGTCAATATTCAGTGGAGAAGAAAGATGGAATCGCAACAGATTGGCATTATGTACATTATGTAAGTCGTGCGATTGGTGGAGCTGGGTTAATCATTATTGAAATGACAGATGTAGAACCCGATGGTCGTATTTCCGATAATGATTTAGGTTTATGGTCTGATGAGCATATCGCACCATTAAAACGCATTGTAGATGCATGTCATCAATACGGCGCAAAAGTAGGTATTCAAATTGCCCATGCTGGTAGAAAAGCAGAAGACGCACCACAGCCAGTATCAGCATCTGCTATTCCATTTGATGATAAGTCAAAAACACCAAGAGAATTATCAACAGAAGAAGTAAAAGGCATGGTAGAGAAATTCCGCCAGGCTGCTGCTCGTGCTATTAAAGCCGGATTTGATACAATCGAGTTACATGGTGCTCATGGATACTTAATTCACCAATTCCAATCTGCTTACACAAACAAACGGGAAGATGAATACGGCAAAGATCTAACAAAATTCGGCGTAGAAATCATTAAAGCTGTGAAAGAGGAAATGCCAGCAGATATGCCGTTAATCATGCGTGTTTCTGGTAAAGAATATGTTGAGGGTGGATATGATATTGAAGACAGTGTTGCATTTTCTAAAAAGTATGAAGAAGCTGGAGTAGATATTTTCCATGTCAGTGCGGGTGGAGAAGGTCCAATTGCTGCTGCAGGTAAACCAGGAACACATGTCGGATACCAAGTTCCTTTAGCTCGTGCATTTAAACAAGGATTAACTGTACCAGTTATTGCAGTTGGAAGATTAGACTCACCAGAATTAGCAAACTCTGTTATCGGAAACGAAGATGCAGATCTTGTTGCAGTTGGAAGAGGCATGCTTCGCAATCCATATTGGACCATTGAAGCTGCTGCACAATTACGAAAAGAAACAGAAATTCCTAAACAATATACGGTAGCATTTCCACAGAGATAG
- a CDS encoding Ig-like domain-containing protein — protein MTFNKSSVSLKVNQTEKLTATVQPANATNKGLTWSTNNAAVATVDASGNVKAVKAGNATITATAKGNPNIKKSITVTVTKIVPTDLKLSKSTLNITKNQTFKVSATITPANAADKTVQWKSSNTKVATVDTKGNIKGVANGKATITATAKDNSKVSKTVAVTVSAKTVKVNKTSLSISEGKSETLKATVSPSDSTDKTVSWKSSNTKVAKVDSKGKVTGVKKGTATITASVKGAKEVKVKVTITAPVAAKSIKVNKTAATLDKGKTLTLSATVSPSNTTNKTVKWKTSNDKVAKVDSKGKVTALGAGTAKITASTTNGKNATATITVPYVKSLSAGTWKAGKDLPAGRYKITTNSGSGNLFIGMGTDRFINEILSSEQDDFGVIAVTTDIKNGDSIEIAGLNNVQFKQVSNVKSNTLHAGYWTVGKDINPGKYKITTPSGSGNLIIYRGSSLLVNEILSNKSDDYSVTSVTTTLKTGDRINISSLNKVVFTKK, from the coding sequence ATTACTTTCAATAAATCTAGTGTTTCGCTTAAAGTAAACCAAACTGAAAAATTAACTGCTACAGTACAACCAGCAAATGCTACAAATAAAGGATTGACCTGGTCAACAAATAATGCGGCAGTAGCTACAGTTGATGCAAGCGGAAATGTGAAAGCCGTAAAAGCAGGAAATGCAACAATCACTGCAACAGCAAAAGGCAATCCTAATATAAAGAAGAGCATTACCGTTACTGTTACAAAAATTGTACCAACTGATTTGAAACTAAGTAAGTCTACTTTAAATATCACAAAGAATCAGACATTCAAAGTATCTGCTACTATAACACCTGCAAATGCAGCTGATAAAACGGTGCAATGGAAAAGTTCTAACACAAAAGTTGCAACGGTTGATACAAAAGGGAATATAAAAGGAGTGGCTAATGGGAAAGCAACGATTACCGCTACTGCCAAGGATAACTCAAAAGTTTCTAAAACAGTTGCAGTCACTGTCTCTGCTAAAACGGTAAAAGTAAATAAAACTAGTTTATCTATTTCAGAAGGGAAATCAGAAACACTCAAAGCAACTGTTTCCCCTTCAGATAGTACCGATAAAACAGTTAGCTGGAAATCTTCCAATACCAAAGTAGCAAAAGTAGATAGTAAAGGGAAAGTAACAGGGGTGAAAAAAGGAACAGCTACCATTACAGCTTCAGTGAAAGGAGCTAAAGAGGTAAAGGTAAAAGTGACAATTACTGCCCCAGTTGCTGCTAAATCAATAAAGGTGAATAAAACAGCCGCTACTTTAGATAAAGGAAAAACACTAACTTTATCTGCAACAGTTAGTCCTAGTAATACAACCAATAAAACAGTAAAATGGAAAACATCGAATGACAAAGTAGCCAAAGTAGACAGCAAAGGAAAAGTAACCGCACTAGGTGCAGGTACGGCTAAAATTACCGCTTCCACTACCAATGGAAAAAACGCAACTGCAACGATAACCGTACCTTATGTAAAAAGCTTAAGTGCAGGAACATGGAAAGCAGGCAAAGACCTTCCTGCTGGTCGTTACAAAATTACAACTAATTCTGGTAGTGGCAATTTATTTATCGGAATGGGAACCGATCGATTTATAAACGAAATTCTTTCAAGCGAGCAAGATGATTTCGGTGTTATTGCTGTGACAACCGACATTAAAAATGGCGATTCCATTGAAATTGCAGGATTAAATAATGTGCAGTTTAAGCAAGTATCCAACGTTAAATCAAATACTCTCCATGCTGGATATTGGACTGTAGGGAAGGATATTAATCCAGGAAAATATAAAATAACAACACCAAGCGGTTCTGGCAATTTAATTATTTATAGAGGAAGTAGTTTGTTAGTAAATGAGATCCTTTCTAATAAATCAGATGACTACTCTGTAACTAGTGTAACCACTACACTAAAAACAGGAGACCGGATAAATATTTCCAGCTTAAATAAGGTTGTTTTCACAAAAAAATAA
- a CDS encoding LLM class flavin-dependent oxidoreductase — protein MANLNIPISVLNLAPIREGQNSKEAIESMVDLAQATEKMGYKRYWIAEHHNTSTLVSSATAILIKHTLEHTDSIIVGSGGVMLPNHSPLVVAEQFGTMATIYPNRVDLGLGRAPGTDMLTASALRRSQKDSVYTFPEDVNALLTYFGPKEEQGYVKAHPGVATNVPIYILGSSTDSAYLAASLGLPYAFASHFAPRYMADAIKIYRERFKPSKYLDKPYMMVCLNLIAAETDEEAAVLQTSTHQFFLNVVRGTQMPLQPPVDSLDGLWNPQEEEMAKSMSSVTLLGSKDSVRNQLTAFQERFNVDEIMAVSYIFDPEKQKRSYEILREVVEGK, from the coding sequence ATGGCAAATTTAAATATACCTATATCTGTATTAAACCTTGCTCCAATTCGTGAAGGACAAAATTCTAAGGAAGCTATTGAATCAATGGTGGATTTAGCACAAGCAACGGAAAAAATGGGTTATAAACGCTATTGGATTGCTGAGCATCATAATACTTCTACACTTGTAAGTTCGGCAACTGCAATCTTAATTAAGCATACGCTTGAACACACAGATAGTATTATCGTAGGCTCTGGTGGAGTTATGCTGCCTAATCATTCCCCATTAGTGGTTGCAGAACAATTTGGGACGATGGCAACGATTTATCCAAATCGAGTTGATCTAGGTCTTGGAAGGGCTCCTGGAACTGATATGCTGACTGCGAGTGCATTAAGACGCTCTCAAAAGGATTCAGTCTATACATTTCCTGAGGATGTTAACGCCCTTCTTACGTACTTTGGACCTAAAGAAGAACAAGGATATGTAAAAGCTCATCCAGGAGTTGCCACGAATGTACCGATTTACATTCTTGGTTCTTCTACTGACTCTGCTTACTTAGCGGCAAGTCTAGGTTTGCCTTATGCTTTTGCTTCTCACTTTGCACCAAGATATATGGCAGACGCAATCAAGATTTATCGTGAACGTTTCAAGCCTTCAAAGTATTTGGATAAGCCTTATATGATGGTTTGCTTGAACTTAATTGCAGCTGAGACAGACGAAGAGGCGGCCGTATTGCAGACGTCTACTCATCAATTTTTCCTAAATGTTGTGCGTGGAACACAAATGCCGCTTCAGCCACCAGTGGATAGTTTAGATGGTCTTTGGAATCCACAGGAAGAAGAAATGGCCAAATCCATGTCTAGCGTGACTCTTTTAGGAAGCAAAGATTCCGTTCGCAACCAGCTTACAGCTTTTCAGGAACGCTTTAATGTCGATGAAATAATGGCTGTTTCTTATATTTTTGACCCTGAAAAGCAGAAACGCTCTTATGAGATATTGAGAGAAGTGGTAGAGGGGAAATAG
- a CDS encoding LCP family glycopolymer transferase, whose product MRTRKSKKKKIWITLGVIIGILVIGLGSYAFYLFHSVEETANKMYNPLEGDSNSEKKAREEKLDNTKPISILLMGVDERKGDVGRSDTLIVMTLNPNNDKMLMVSIPRDTKTEIIGDGRVTKINSAYAYGGVKMAKDTVENFTGVKMDYYIQVNMEALSDLVDALGGITVQNDLDWIDEGYYKKGYHYKKGTLTLDGPQTLGFVRMRHLDPNGDFGRNDRQREVISAIIDKATGVSTVAHFDEILDALGANVKTNITFDQMMSIQKNYRDVRKSVEQYEVKGQGTPPGQTYYLNVPEEEKTKVHDMLSENLQ is encoded by the coding sequence ATGAGAACAAGGAAAAGCAAAAAGAAAAAGATATGGATTACTTTAGGAGTAATTATTGGAATACTTGTTATTGGATTAGGGTCTTATGCGTTTTATCTATTTCATAGCGTAGAAGAGACAGCAAACAAAATGTATAATCCTCTTGAAGGTGATTCGAATTCCGAGAAAAAAGCAAGAGAAGAAAAGCTTGATAATACAAAACCAATCTCTATTTTGCTCATGGGTGTGGATGAAAGAAAAGGTGATGTAGGAAGATCGGATACTCTCATTGTCATGACTTTGAATCCAAATAATGATAAAATGCTGATGGTAAGTATTCCTCGTGATACGAAAACAGAAATCATTGGGGATGGGCGAGTGACAAAAATCAATTCAGCCTATGCTTATGGCGGAGTGAAAATGGCTAAGGATACGGTAGAAAATTTCACAGGTGTTAAAATGGATTATTATATCCAAGTAAATATGGAAGCGCTAAGTGATTTGGTTGACGCCCTTGGCGGAATTACTGTTCAAAATGACTTGGATTGGATTGATGAAGGATATTATAAAAAAGGCTATCATTATAAAAAGGGAACTTTAACATTAGATGGTCCTCAAACATTGGGATTTGTTAGAATGCGTCATCTAGATCCAAATGGTGATTTTGGACGAAATGATAGACAGCGGGAAGTCATTTCAGCTATTATTGATAAAGCTACAGGAGTATCAACAGTAGCTCATTTTGATGAAATACTAGATGCACTTGGAGCAAATGTCAAAACAAACATTACGTTTGATCAAATGATGAGCATACAGAAAAACTACCGTGATGTGCGAAAATCCGTAGAGCAATATGAAGTAAAAGGACAAGGCACTCCTCCTGGACAAACCTATTATTTAAATGTTCCAGAAGAAGAAAAAACGAAAGTTCATGATATGTTGAGTGAGAATTTACAATAA